Proteins from one Blattabacterium sp. (Blattella germanica) str. Bge genomic window:
- the pheT gene encoding phenylalanine--tRNA ligase subunit beta, with protein sequence MAKKYISININVETLSCILTDIGLPVKSIIKKIFDEVEDSILDVEVTPNRTDAMSHYGIARDLYAILKFRGYTVNLSKPTIINDNFSHHNSHIQILVQENKKCIRYSGMSIYKIKIEPSPHWLVSRLKSIGINSINNITDVINFVMYELGQPIHVFDMDQIEGKKIIIKNAEKNTYLKSSDSITRKLDEDDLIICDINKPLSLSGIINSIQSDIHANTKNIFLGSAYFSPIFIRSIGKKHFLKTESQYLFERGTDPNQTVYALQRTAFLIKNITKIKTYSHITDIYPSPISYSMIHLRYQKIRNILGKKISKKKIKKILSLLEIVIHAENDKYLFVGVPPYRIDVNREIDLIEEILRINGINKIKISDQIKISPLPNFCYKTEYKIQKILFEQLVCYGFQEIISSTMRNENQYSTLFNSFFNREEIKILNPINQNYKFMRSSLLFGMIDCIEFNCKKINYDNSNIKFFEIGKIYYKQNNKFLEKTYLGIAILQKIEKKYIDFKPFFYLKGIVEQIFQKSGICNYTQIYSKHPLLENSISILYNNRNLVELGKFKNNILRKKEIFYAEIDWEYLISIIQQKKITYIPFSKYPTSRRDLSLLVDKTISFEKINQLIKKKESHIIRKIKIYDFYESENLPQSKKSYTISFFFESQKETLTEKIINNSMKKIEFFLKKELKAEIREKK encoded by the coding sequence TTGGCTAAAAAATATATATCTATTAATATAAATGTGGAAACCCTATCCTGTATTTTGACTGATATAGGATTACCAGTAAAAAGTATTATCAAAAAAATATTTGATGAGGTAGAGGATTCTATTTTAGATGTAGAAGTAACTCCCAATCGTACAGATGCTATGAGTCATTATGGAATAGCACGTGATTTGTATGCTATATTAAAATTCAGAGGATATACGGTAAATTTATCTAAACCTACGATTATCAATGATAATTTTTCTCATCATAATAGTCATATACAAATTCTTGTACAAGAAAATAAAAAATGTATCAGATATTCTGGAATGTCAATTTATAAAATAAAAATAGAACCTTCTCCACATTGGTTAGTTTCTAGATTAAAATCTATAGGGATAAACTCTATCAATAACATAACAGATGTTATAAATTTTGTAATGTATGAATTAGGACAACCTATCCATGTTTTTGATATGGATCAAATAGAAGGAAAAAAAATTATAATAAAAAATGCTGAAAAAAATACATATCTGAAATCTTCAGATAGCATCACACGAAAACTTGATGAAGATGATTTAATCATTTGTGATATCAACAAACCATTGTCTTTATCTGGAATAATCAATAGTATTCAATCGGATATACATGCAAATACTAAAAATATTTTTTTAGGTAGCGCTTATTTTAGTCCTATTTTTATACGATCAATTGGAAAAAAACACTTTCTAAAAACAGAATCACAATATCTTTTTGAAAGAGGAACGGACCCTAATCAAACTGTATATGCTTTGCAAAGAACTGCTTTTCTTATAAAAAATATAACAAAAATAAAAACATACTCCCATATTACTGATATTTATCCTAGTCCTATATCTTATTCAATGATTCATCTTAGATATCAAAAAATTAGAAACATTCTGGGAAAAAAAATATCTAAAAAAAAAATAAAAAAGATTTTATCATTGCTAGAAATTGTTATTCATGCTGAAAATGACAAATATTTATTTGTGGGAGTTCCTCCTTATAGAATAGATGTTAATAGAGAAATCGATTTAATAGAAGAAATATTGCGTATTAATGGGATCAATAAAATTAAAATCTCCGATCAAATCAAAATATCTCCACTTCCTAATTTTTGTTATAAAACAGAATATAAAATACAAAAAATACTTTTTGAACAATTAGTTTGTTATGGATTTCAAGAAATTATTTCTTCCACTATGAGAAATGAAAATCAATATTCCACTTTATTCAATTCTTTTTTTAATAGAGAAGAAATTAAAATTCTTAATCCAATCAATCAAAATTATAAGTTTATGCGTTCCAGTTTATTATTTGGTATGATAGATTGCATAGAGTTTAATTGTAAAAAAATCAATTATGATAATTCTAATATAAAATTTTTTGAAATAGGAAAAATATATTATAAACAGAATAATAAGTTTTTAGAAAAAACATATCTAGGAATCGCAATATTACAGAAAATAGAAAAAAAATATATAGACTTTAAACCTTTTTTCTATTTAAAAGGAATTGTGGAACAAATTTTTCAAAAAAGCGGAATTTGCAATTATACTCAAATATATTCTAAACATCCTTTATTAGAGAATAGCATTTCTATATTATACAATAACAGAAACCTAGTTGAACTGGGAAAGTTCAAAAATAATATTTTAAGAAAAAAAGAAATTTTCTATGCAGAAATTGATTGGGAATATTTAATTTCCATTATTCAACAAAAAAAAATAACTTATATTCCATTTTCTAAATATCCTACCTCTAGGAGAGATTTGTCTTTATTAGTCGATAAAACTATTTCTTTTGAAAAAATAAATCAGTTGATAAAGAAAAAAGAAAGTCATATAATTAGAAAAATTAAAATATATGATTTTTATGAAAGCGAAAATTTACCACAATCAAAAAAATCCTATACTATTAGTTTCTTTTTTGAAAGTCAAAAAGAAACATTAACTGAAAAAATTATCAATAATTCTATGAAAAAAATTGAATTTTTCTTAAAAAAAGAATTAAAAGCTGAAATCAGAGAAAAAAAATAG
- a CDS encoding DUF2795 domain-containing protein, which yields MYWTLELASHLEDAPWPATKEELIDFAIRTGAPLEVVENLQQLENGEGEIFESIEDIWADYPRDDEDFYWNRDEYEL from the coding sequence ATGTATTGGACTTTAGAATTAGCTTCTCATTTGGAAGATGCACCTTGGCCTGCAACAAAGGAAGAATTGATTGATTTTGCTATTCGTACTGGAGCCCCTTTAGAAGTCGTTGAAAATCTTCAACAATTAGAGAATGGAGAAGGAGAAATTTTTGAATCTATAGAAGATATCTGGGCAGATTATCCACGTGACGATGAAGATTTTTATTGGAACAGAGATGAATATGAACTTTAA
- the dnaN gene encoding DNA polymerase III subunit beta → MYFFVSSHSLLQKLHTLYQIINSNNSNSEYFIFEIVKNKLKIIVLCDSENIVNTYIKVNVKKYTKEKVVVSTKLMIDVLTTFPNETLFFKKKKIALNIFSEQGSYKIPIYFHKYSMNFFKKKESIFRSSTMKITLFSNILSKILNQTLFAVGDKKFQPILNGVFFQFSPYEANFVATDTFRMVKYTIKNLKFDKYIEFTIPKKSLDIIREILKNEKNSNIVIEYNNKINIVFHFQNHIFSCRLINQKYPNYNSVIPNNNCDVSFVINRLLLLNTIRRISIFSKKKKNFIHLHLNRNKLKIFEQKAINNYNFGSKIKCKPIFDDLRKIESIQMGFNSKFLIEILSSLNENFISFELYHSNKIGILRPFSNKNKKKKESISILIMSTI, encoded by the coding sequence ATGTATTTCTTTGTTTCTAGTCATTCTCTATTACAAAAATTACATACTTTATATCAAATTATAAATTCTAATAATTCAAATTCAGAATATTTTATTTTTGAAATTGTAAAAAACAAACTAAAAATCATAGTGCTATGTGATTCGGAAAATATAGTGAACACATATATAAAAGTAAATGTAAAAAAATATACAAAAGAAAAAGTAGTGGTTTCTACTAAATTAATGATAGATGTTTTGACGACATTTCCTAATGAAACACTTTTTTTTAAGAAAAAAAAAATAGCACTAAACATTTTTTCTGAACAAGGATCTTATAAAATTCCTATATATTTTCATAAATATTCGATGAATTTTTTTAAAAAAAAAGAATCCATATTTAGATCATCCACTATGAAAATAACTTTATTTTCAAACATTCTTTCAAAAATATTAAATCAAACATTATTCGCTGTTGGGGACAAAAAATTTCAACCAATATTGAATGGAGTTTTTTTTCAATTTTCTCCTTATGAAGCAAATTTTGTAGCGACAGACACTTTTCGTATGGTAAAATATACTATAAAAAACCTAAAATTTGATAAATATATTGAATTTACTATTCCAAAAAAATCTCTCGATATAATTAGAGAAATTTTAAAAAATGAAAAGAATAGCAATATAGTCATTGAATACAATAATAAAATTAATATAGTATTTCATTTTCAAAATCATATTTTTTCATGTAGATTGATTAACCAAAAATATCCAAATTACAATTCCGTTATTCCTAATAACAATTGTGACGTATCATTTGTTATCAATAGGCTTTTATTATTAAATACCATCAGAAGAATTTCTATTTTTTCTAAAAAAAAAAAGAATTTCATTCATTTACACTTAAATCGTAATAAATTGAAAATTTTTGAACAAAAAGCTATCAATAATTACAATTTTGGATCAAAAATAAAATGTAAACCTATTTTTGATGATTTAAGAAAAATAGAAAGTATTCAAATGGGTTTCAACTCCAAATTTTTAATTGAAATTTTATCTTCTTTGAATGAAAACTTTATTTCTTTTGAACTATATCATTCGAATAAAATAGGTATTTTAAGACCCTTTTCTAATAAGAATAAAAAAAAGAAAGAATCGATTTCTATATTGATCATGTCTACAATATGA
- the trxB gene encoding thioredoxin-disulfide reductase, whose translation MLKKIQDCVIIGSGPAGYSAAIYASRADLNPILFVGFQPGGQLTTTTNIDNYLGFPAGIGGIDFMENCKKQAERFNTKIINQSVTNVFLSNHKGGIHNIFFEKECIESRGLIIATGSRPKFLGIEKEKRLTGLGVSFCATCDGFFHKGKDVAVIGGGDTALEEANYLSKICKKVYLIVRKNYLKASKILQFHLSKRSNVNVLFCSQITKIIGNDFLEGVQIFNHEKKMNTTLLVNGLFIAIGHIPNTEIFKNKLDLDDRGYVIVKKGSTMTNKPGVFAAGDVQDPNYRQAITSAGTGCMAALDLERYLYHEKM comes from the coding sequence ATGCTAAAAAAAATACAAGATTGTGTTATTATTGGATCCGGTCCTGCTGGTTATTCTGCTGCAATTTATGCATCTAGAGCGGATCTTAATCCTATTCTTTTTGTAGGATTTCAACCAGGCGGACAATTAACCACTACAACAAATATTGATAATTATCTTGGATTTCCTGCTGGGATTGGAGGTATAGATTTTATGGAAAATTGCAAAAAACAAGCAGAACGTTTTAATACTAAAATAATCAACCAATCCGTAACAAACGTATTTTTATCCAATCATAAGGGAGGAATTCATAATATTTTTTTTGAAAAAGAATGTATAGAGAGCAGAGGACTTATTATAGCCACAGGTTCTCGTCCTAAATTTTTAGGAATAGAGAAAGAAAAGAGATTAACAGGACTTGGTGTTTCTTTTTGCGCTACTTGCGATGGATTTTTTCATAAAGGAAAAGATGTAGCCGTTATAGGAGGGGGAGATACGGCTTTAGAAGAGGCTAATTATTTATCAAAAATTTGTAAAAAAGTATATTTGATAGTTAGAAAAAATTATTTAAAAGCATCCAAAATATTACAATTTCATCTTTCAAAAAGAAGTAATGTAAATGTATTATTTTGTTCTCAAATTACAAAAATTATTGGAAATGATTTTTTGGAAGGTGTTCAGATATTTAATCATGAAAAAAAAATGAACACTACTCTTTTAGTAAACGGTTTATTCATTGCAATTGGTCATATTCCTAATACAGAAATTTTTAAAAATAAATTAGATTTGGATGATAGAGGATATGTTATTGTCAAAAAAGGAAGTACAATGACTAATAAACCAGGAGTTTTTGCTGCAGGAGATGTACAAGATCCGAATTATAGGCAAGCTATAACTTCTGCTGGAACTGGATGTATGGCCGCTTTGGATTTAGAAAGATATTTATATCATGAAAAAATGTAA
- a CDS encoding HU family DNA-binding protein has product MNKTELVNSIAEKTGITKIKAKNVTDAFIETVIESLKKGDKVTLVGFGTFSVVERHPRNGVNPRTGKKIHIPGKKVAKFKIGAELTKL; this is encoded by the coding sequence ATGAACAAAACAGAATTGGTTAATTCAATAGCTGAAAAAACTGGAATAACAAAAATAAAAGCTAAAAATGTTACGGATGCATTTATTGAAACAGTAATTGAATCTTTAAAAAAAGGAGACAAGGTCACACTCGTAGGATTTGGAACCTTTTCTGTTGTAGAAAGACATCCTAGAAATGGAGTAAATCCTAGAACAGGTAAAAAAATACATATTCCAGGAAAAAAAGTGGCTAAATTTAAAATAGGAGCAGAATTAACAAAATTGTAA
- a CDS encoding type I restriction enzyme HsdR N-terminal domain-containing protein — protein sequence MFNFFIKKYLHLNQIKNKVYIFCAIRKKFYSFTQEEVIRQYIIFLLKTIKNYNDSNIWVEHPLLINKLNKRIDILVQLNEKPHIIIECKAPKIPITQKTFDQISIYNSVIQAPFLMISNGIKNFIFQVDKYKKKFSFLKYIP from the coding sequence ATGTTCAATTTTTTTATCAAAAAATATTTACACTTAAATCAAATAAAAAATAAAGTTTATATATTTTGCGCTATCAGAAAAAAATTCTATTCTTTCACTCAGGAAGAAGTAATACGTCAATATATAATTTTTTTGTTAAAAACAATAAAAAATTATAATGATTCGAATATATGGGTTGAACATCCTTTACTAATCAATAAACTAAATAAAAGAATAGATATTCTTGTTCAATTGAATGAAAAACCACACATAATTATAGAATGTAAAGCTCCTAAAATTCCTATAACACAAAAAACCTTTGATCAAATTTCCATATACAATAGTGTAATACAAGCTCCTTTTTTAATGATAAGCAATGGAATAAAAAATTTTATTTTTCAAGTTGATAAGTATAAAAAAAAATTTTCATTTTTAAAATACATTCCATGA
- a CDS encoding glycine--tRNA ligase: protein MKKCNDHFFDFLVSHAKSYGFIFPSSEIYGGLNAVYDYGPYGIELKNNIKEFWWKSMTFLHENIVGIDSSILMRSEIWDASGHVNEFNELLIDNKDSKKRYRPDILIKEHVEKHFSKNLRKKENILFRLSKSLKKKDFLDLKTLVDELNIRDSISKTKNWTKIRHFNMMFQIKNENKKDLYLRPETAQGIFCNFNNVIKSNRMKIPFGIAQIGKSFRNEIFARKFIFRMREFEQMEMQFFIFPEEEKKWYEYWKDIRFKWHLFLGDQKNYKLRDHDHLAHYASAGSDIEYNFPFGFQEVEGIHSRRDFDLKKHEYFSKKKLRVFESRKNYIPYVIETSLGLDRLFLAIFTSSLKEEKLENGNTRIVLKLPPYLSPIKGAIFPLVKKDGLPETAKKIFNDFKIHHKLIYDEKESIGKLYRRQDAIGTPLCFTVDYETIETNTVTMRYRDSMQQKRVHIKDICRIIKYETGLEKILKKLS, encoded by the coding sequence ATGAAAAAATGTAATGATCATTTTTTTGATTTTTTAGTTTCTCACGCAAAAAGTTATGGTTTTATTTTTCCTTCTAGTGAAATTTATGGGGGATTAAATGCTGTTTATGATTATGGTCCATACGGAATTGAATTAAAAAATAATATTAAAGAATTTTGGTGGAAGTCAATGACTTTTCTTCATGAAAATATAGTAGGAATCGACTCTTCGATACTGATGCGTTCTGAAATTTGGGATGCCTCAGGACATGTTAATGAATTTAATGAGTTATTAATTGATAATAAGGATTCCAAAAAAAGATATCGTCCTGATATTTTGATTAAAGAACATGTAGAAAAACATTTTTCAAAAAATCTTAGAAAAAAAGAAAATATATTGTTCCGTTTGTCTAAATCTTTAAAAAAAAAAGATTTTTTAGATCTGAAAACTTTAGTTGATGAATTAAATATTCGTGATTCTATCTCTAAAACAAAAAATTGGACAAAAATTCGTCATTTCAATATGATGTTTCAAATAAAAAATGAAAATAAAAAAGATTTATATCTACGTCCAGAGACAGCTCAGGGTATATTTTGCAATTTTAATAATGTAATAAAATCTAATAGAATGAAAATTCCATTTGGAATAGCTCAAATAGGAAAATCATTTAGAAATGAAATTTTTGCAAGAAAATTTATATTTAGAATGCGAGAATTTGAGCAAATGGAAATGCAATTTTTCATTTTTCCTGAAGAAGAAAAAAAATGGTATGAATATTGGAAAGATATCCGTTTTAAATGGCATTTATTTTTGGGAGATCAAAAAAATTATAAATTACGTGATCATGATCATTTGGCTCATTATGCTAGTGCAGGTTCAGATATTGAATACAATTTTCCTTTTGGATTTCAAGAAGTAGAAGGGATTCATTCTCGCAGAGATTTTGACTTAAAAAAACATGAATATTTTTCAAAAAAAAAATTAAGAGTCTTCGAATCAAGAAAAAACTACATTCCTTATGTAATAGAAACATCTCTTGGCTTAGATCGTCTTTTTTTAGCCATATTTACTTCTTCTCTGAAAGAAGAAAAATTAGAGAATGGAAATACACGTATTGTACTAAAACTTCCTCCTTATTTATCTCCTATAAAAGGAGCTATTTTTCCACTCGTTAAAAAAGATGGATTGCCAGAAACTGCAAAAAAAATATTCAATGATTTTAAAATTCATCATAAATTAATTTATGATGAAAAAGAATCTATTGGAAAATTATATAGAAGACAAGATGCCATAGGAACACCTTTGTGTTTTACTGTAGATTATGAAACTATAGAAACAAACACAGTTACTATGAGATATAGAGACAGTATGCAACAAAAAAGAGTCCATATAAAAGATATATGCAGAATCATAAAATATGAAACCGGATTAGAAAAAATTTTAAAAAAATTATCTTAA
- the gap gene encoding type I glyceraldehyde-3-phosphate dehydrogenase — protein sequence MSIKIGINGIGRIGKLVLLSALNRKNIEVVSVNDLISIEYLAYVLKYDSVHGSFKGNIRIEDENYLVLNEKRIKVTNQKDPNQLNWGDLNVKYVVESTGLFLTKDLASAHLKSGAKKIILSAPPKDDIPMFVMGVNHKKIKPNQNIVSNASCTTNCLSPIVKVLDDNFGVLEGLMTTIHASTATQKVVDSASYRDWRAGRSSLINIIPASTGAANAVGKIIPSLHGKLTGMAFRVPVADVSVLDFTVCLKHRTNYDKVKHCMKTASETMLKGILGYTDEAVVSSDFIGDHRISIFDANSSIMLSPNFLKIVSWYDNEVGYSTKLVDLIDYMSSTIPI from the coding sequence ATGTCTATTAAAATAGGAATAAATGGTATTGGAAGAATAGGAAAATTAGTTTTATTGTCTGCTTTAAATAGAAAAAATATTGAAGTAGTATCTGTAAATGATTTAATTTCTATAGAATATTTAGCTTATGTATTAAAATATGATTCTGTTCATGGTTCTTTTAAAGGAAATATTCGAATAGAAGATGAAAATTATTTAGTGTTAAATGAAAAACGAATTAAAGTAACCAATCAAAAAGATCCTAATCAACTAAATTGGGGGGATTTAAATGTAAAATACGTTGTTGAATCAACTGGACTTTTTTTAACGAAAGATTTAGCTAGTGCACATTTGAAATCAGGAGCTAAAAAAATTATTTTATCAGCACCTCCTAAAGATGATATTCCTATGTTTGTCATGGGAGTGAATCATAAAAAAATCAAACCAAATCAAAATATTGTATCTAATGCATCCTGTACAACAAATTGTTTATCTCCAATTGTTAAAGTACTAGATGATAATTTTGGAGTATTAGAGGGTTTAATGACCACTATACATGCTTCCACTGCTACTCAAAAAGTAGTTGATTCTGCTTCATATAGAGATTGGAGAGCAGGAAGATCTTCATTAATTAATATTATTCCTGCGTCTACGGGTGCGGCAAATGCAGTGGGAAAAATTATACCAAGTTTACATGGAAAACTAACTGGAATGGCTTTTAGAGTTCCTGTAGCAGATGTGTCGGTGTTGGATTTTACAGTTTGTTTGAAACATAGAACCAATTATGATAAAGTTAAACATTGTATGAAGACAGCTTCTGAAACTATGTTGAAAGGGATATTAGGATATACAGATGAAGCTGTTGTTTCATCAGATTTTATAGGAGACCATAGAATTTCCATTTTTGATGCTAATTCTAGTATTATGTTGAGTCCAAATTTTTTAAAAATAGTTTCGTGGTATGATAATGAAGTTGGTTATTCTACAAAATTAGTAGATCTTATTGATTATATGTCTTCTACTATTCCTATTTAG
- the pdxH gene encoding pyridoxamine 5'-phosphate oxidase produces the protein MIFDLSDYRKNYHKNSLLESEVPKEPFQLFHDWFQQEKLFNIHKKNNEEINAMSISTIGEDGVPETRVVLLKEYSEKGFIFYTNYYSFKGKSIQNRPRVCISFYWKNTERQILIKGITSKIKKEKSDEYFQKRPKENQIGCWASRQSSTVSSKEYLLKQYKKWYNFFKNKTIKRPFDWGGYIVKPYKMEFWQGQTNRLHDRLVYSLEKEKKWILYRLSP, from the coding sequence ATGATTTTTGATTTAAGTGATTATAGAAAAAATTATCATAAAAATTCTTTATTAGAATCTGAAGTTCCAAAAGAACCTTTTCAATTATTTCATGATTGGTTTCAACAAGAAAAACTTTTTAATATTCATAAAAAAAATAATGAGGAAATCAATGCTATGTCTATTTCCACTATAGGAGAAGATGGAGTTCCAGAAACTAGAGTTGTTTTACTTAAAGAATATTCTGAAAAAGGATTTATTTTCTATACAAATTATTATAGTTTTAAAGGAAAATCTATTCAAAATAGACCAAGAGTATGTATTTCTTTTTATTGGAAAAATACAGAAAGACAAATTCTTATTAAAGGAATAACATCTAAAATAAAAAAAGAAAAATCTGATGAATACTTTCAAAAAAGACCTAAAGAAAATCAAATAGGGTGTTGGGCATCTAGACAAAGTTCAACTGTTTCATCTAAAGAATATTTATTAAAACAATATAAAAAATGGTATAATTTTTTTAAAAATAAAACAATCAAACGTCCTTTCGATTGGGGTGGATATATTGTGAAACCCTACAAAATGGAATTTTGGCAAGGTCAAACAAACAGACTTCATGATAGACTGGTTTACAGTTTAGAAAAAGAAAAAAAGTGGATCTTGTATAGATTGTCTCCATAA
- a CDS encoding methionyl-tRNA formyltransferase — MKKFPKIVFIGSTHFSLFSLKELHIKQYNIVGIITSPDNFFHKKKEKMFSPVKKYALENDIPFLQPINLLDNSFLRNLKKWNPDIQIVVSFRILPKKVWNFPKMGSFNLHASLLPQYRGAAPINWVIINGENQTGLTTFFHRKKNRLWKNTFTKKIEIEKEETAGELENKLKKMSGSMVIKTLEGIIKNKIEPTDQKNVNSLKYAPKISTLDCKIQWDEPSIESIYNKIRGLSPLPTAWTLLFFSKNKFVRFKIFTVKKIRKKHFFPIGFVFITSSFEMQISVKEGFISIIEGQIEGKKKMNIQNLINGIKIRKNLFVR; from the coding sequence ATGAAAAAGTTTCCAAAAATTGTATTCATAGGTTCAACACATTTTTCACTTTTTTCTTTAAAAGAATTACATATAAAACAATATAATATTGTAGGAATCATTACAAGCCCTGATAATTTTTTTCATAAAAAGAAGGAAAAAATGTTTTCTCCTGTAAAAAAATATGCATTGGAGAATGATATTCCTTTTTTACAACCTATCAATCTTCTTGACAATTCTTTTTTAAGAAATCTTAAGAAATGGAATCCAGACATTCAAATTGTTGTTTCTTTCAGAATTTTACCTAAAAAAGTATGGAATTTCCCTAAAATGGGGTCTTTTAATTTACATGCCTCACTTCTTCCACAATATAGGGGTGCCGCTCCTATTAATTGGGTCATTATTAATGGAGAAAATCAAACTGGATTAACAACTTTTTTTCATAGAAAAAAAAATAGATTATGGAAAAATACTTTTACAAAAAAAATAGAAATAGAAAAAGAGGAAACTGCTGGAGAATTAGAAAATAAACTCAAAAAAATGAGTGGATCTATGGTCATAAAAACTTTAGAAGGAATAATAAAAAATAAAATAGAACCTACTGATCAAAAAAATGTGAATTCTTTAAAATATGCACCAAAAATATCCACTCTAGATTGTAAGATACAATGGGATGAACCTTCTATTGAATCCATCTATAATAAAATAAGAGGACTAAGTCCTCTTCCTACTGCATGGACTTTGTTATTTTTCAGTAAAAATAAATTTGTTAGATTCAAAATCTTTACCGTAAAAAAAATACGAAAAAAACATTTTTTTCCTATTGGATTTGTATTCATTACTTCATCATTTGAAATGCAAATATCTGTAAAAGAAGGTTTTATATCTATTATTGAAGGACAAATAGAAGGAAAAAAAAAGATGAACATTCAAAATTTAATTAATGGAATAAAAATAAGGAAAAATCTTTTTGTTAGATGA